From the genome of Rathayibacter sp. VKM Ac-2804:
GCCACGGTGGTGCGCTGGTCGGCGTCGTGCGGCACGACGATCGTGTCGAGCCAGACGTCGCCGGCGAACTGCTCGGGCGGGTTCTTGACGGAGGGCGTCGACGGTTCGATGTTCACGGGGGTCCTTCTTCCTGGACGGATGGACGGGCGGGGCGGGCTGGCGCCTCCGCCGCCACGCTAGGCCGGGGTCGGCGTGCGGGACAGGCCCTGGCGGTACACGTTCCGGCAGGGCCTCGCTCGCGCGGGGAGCGCTCGTAGGGTGGTCCGGAACGACCTCGACGAGCGGAGACGACGATGACCCACGCGCAGGACGACGAGCGCCGCCAGGCGGTGGCGGGGCCGACCCGCCCCTTCGGCGACGAGGTGTTCGAGGACGACGGGGGCACGACGCTGCGCTGGCTCGGCATGGCCGGGTTCCTGCTCACCTCGCGCGGCACGTCGCTGATGATCGATCCGCTGCTCGGCGGCTTCGACATGCCGGTGCTGATCGACTTCCCGATCGCCGCGTCCGCCGTGCCGCGGCTCGACGCGGTGCTGGTGACGCACAGCGACAACGACCACTTCAGCCGGCCGACCTGCCGGGAGCTCGCGCCGGTGACCACCGCGTTCCACTCGACGCGCTACGTCGCCTCGGAGATGACCGCCGAGGGGCTGCCGGCCCACGGGCACGGGATCGGCGACGCGTTCGAGGTCGGCGGCGTCGGCGTCCGGCTGACCCCGGCCGACCACGCCTGGCAGAACGCGTTCCCCGAGCCGGGGCAGCGCTTCTTCGAGGAGGAGGACGCCTGCGGCTTCTGGATCGAGACGGCCGACGGCACGGTCTGGGCGCCCGGCGATTCGCGGCTGATCCGCGAGCACCACCTGACCGGACCGAGCCCGGACGTGATGCTCTTCGACTTCTCGGACAGCGAGTGGCACTTCACCTTCGAGGGCGCGATCGAGATGGCGGACGCGCATCCGACGTCGCAGCTGCTGCTGCACCACTGGGGCTCGGTGGACTCGCCGGACTTCGCGCCGTTCAACGGCGATCCGGCGGACGTGCTGCGCGCGGTGTCGCATCCGGAGCGGGTGCACGTGCTGGCGCCCGGGGAGGCGTACCGGCTGGGCTGACGGGTCAGGCGGGACGGAGGAGCCCGGCTGGGCGGACGAGCCTGGCCGGGTGGGGAAGCCCGCGCTCGTCGAGCTCAGACCGCCGGCCGCGAGGCGGGGAGCACCAGGGCCGAGCGGCGGCCGAGCAGCCAGACCGTGAGCGCGAAGCCGCTCAGCACGGCGCCGGCGATGCAGACCGCGCCCCAGCCGCCGTGGGTCCAGAGGAAGGACGCGAGGGCCGAGCCGATCGCGCCGCAGACGAAGTTGGTCGTGATGAACGCGGTGTTGAGGCGGCTGCGCGCGGACGGGTCGACCTGGAACATCCGGGACTGGACCAGGATGTTGTGCCCCTGGATCGCGATGTCGAGCACCAGGATCGCGACGATCACGGCGACGATCGAGCCGCCGCCGAGTCCGCCGATCACCCAGGACGCCAGCACCGCCGTCCAGGCGATGCCGATCACCGGGAGCGCCAGACCGCGGTCGTGCAGGTGGCCGGCGCGCTGGGCGGCGATCGCACCGGCGAGGCCGATCAGGCCGAAGAGCCCGATCGTGCCGACGTCGAAGGAGAACGGCGGGGCGCTGAGCAGGAAGGTCAGCGACGTCCAGAACATCGTGAAGACGGCGAAGGACGTGCCGCCGAGGGCGAGGCTCCAGCGCACCGAGCTCTCGCGCCGGACGATCGCGAAGACCGAGGCGATCAGCGCCGGGTAGCGCAGCGTGGTCCGCGGCGGCAGCGACGGGATGGCGCGGGCGAGCAGCACGGCGAGCACGACTCCCGCGACCGCGGCGACGACGTAGACGGTGCGCCAGCCGGCGGCCTGCGCGATGAGGCCGCTGACGGTGCGCGAGACGAGGATGCCGGTCAGGATGCCGGAGACGACGGTGCCGACGACCCTCCCCCGCGTGGCGTCGTCGGCGAGATCGCCCGCGAGCGGGGCGAGGATCTGGCCGGCGACGGTGGTCAGGCCGACCAGCGCGAGAGTGGCGACGAGCACGGCGAAGGTGGGCGCGAGCGCGCAGGCGAGCAGCGCGAGGGAGGCGCAGAGCATCGCGGCGGGCACGAGGACGCGGCGGTCGAGCACGTCGCCGAGCGGGACGAAGAGGAGGACGCCGAGGGCGTAGCCGAGCTGCGTCGCGGTGACGAGCCAGCCGGCGGATCCGGTGCTCGTGCCGAGGTCGGCGGCGAGGAAGTCGAGCAGCGGCTGGGCCCAGTAGAGGTTGCCGACGGCGACGCCGCCCGCGATCGCGAAGAGGAGGGTGGTGCGGCGGTTCACTCGGTGGTCCTGTCGGCGGGGGCGGGGTGCGCGGCCGGGGTCGTCTGCGCGCTCTGCGTCGCCGACCAGCTCGCGAGCAGCTTCAGGGCGTCGTCGCTCGGCGAGCCGGGCTCCGCGCTGTAGATGAGGAAGTCGAGACCGGGGTCGCCCAGCGGCTCGAACGCCTCGTAGCTGAGGTGCAGGTCGCCGACGATCGGGTGGTGGAAGTGCTTGCTGCCGCTGGCGTGGTGGCGGACCTCGTGGGCACCCCAGCGGGTGCGGAACTCGTCGCTCCGGGTGGAGAGCTCGCCGACGAGCGCCTGGAGCTCGGCGTCGTGCGGGGCGCGGCCGGCCTCGGTGCGGAGGATGCCGACGGTGATGTCGGCGGCGGTGCTCCACACCGGGTAGAACGCCTCCGCGAGCTCGCGCTGCAGGAAGGCGAAGCGGGCAAGATTGACCGGGCGCTCCGGGAGCGCGTAGAGGTCGGCGTAGAGCGCGCGGAAGAGGTCGTTCTCGACGAGGACGTCGAGCCGGCCGTTGCGGACGAAGGCGGGGGCCGAGGTGATCGACTCGACCGCGAGCCGCATGCTCGGGCGGACGGCCGCGGGCGCACGCCGGCGGGAGCGCAGCGGCGAGCGCTCGGCCGCGCGGGCGAGGTCGAAGAGGTGCTCGCGCTCGGCGCGGTCGAGGCGCAGGGCGTCGGCGAGCGCGGTCAGCACCGACTCGGACGCGCCGCGGAGGTCGCCGCGCTCGATCCGCGAGTAGTACTCGATGCTCACGCCGGCCAGCTGGGCCACCTCGCTGCGGCGCAGGCCCGGCACCCGGCGGTTGCCGCCGGCGGGCAGCTCGACCTGCTCGGGGGTCAGCCGGGCCCGGCGGGAGGTCAGGAAGTCGCGCGCCTCGGGGTCGTTCGTCATGCCTGTCACGCTACGGCGCCGGGGCCTGGGGAGGGATGCCCTGCGGGGGCACCGGTGCGGCGGGCGGGTGCGTCCTGGGGAGCGAGGGCGAGCTCGCATGCTGATCGAGTAGCCCGCGGAGCGGGCGTATCGAGATCCACCACCGTCAGAAGACGAGTCTGCAGACACGCCCTGCTGAGACGGGTGGGTCTCGATACGCCCCTGCGGGGCTACTCGACCAGCATGGAAGGGGGCGTGCGGCCCTCCCTGCGCTGCTCGACCAGCATGAGAGGGCGCACCGGCCGGCTCCCTGTTCTTCACGTTTCAGGACGCGTTCTGTCCGCCTTCGTCGGCAGGGTGGAGGGCATGAGCGAAGCAGAGAGCGTCTTCCCCTTCCGCATCGACATCGCCGGGAGCGACGTCGAGGACCTCCGCCACCGGCTCCGGGCCGCGCGGCTCCCCGCGCCGCTGCCCGGCGACGGCTGGGACACCGGCGTGCCGACCGACAGCCTCCGCCGGCTCGCGTCGGCCTGGGCGGAGTTCGACTGGGCGCGGTACCAGGAGCGGCTGAACGAGGTGCCGCAGTTCAGCACGGTGATCGACGGGCAGACGATCCACTTCGCGCACGTGCGGTCCGCCGTGGCGGGTGCCGTGCCGCTGCTGCTGACGCACGGCTGGCCGGGGTCGTTCCTCGAGTTCCTCGGACTGATCGGCCCGCTGACCGATCCGGTCGCGCACGGCGGCGAGGCGGCCGACGCCTTCGACGTCGTGATCCCCTCGATCCCCGGCTTCGGCTTCTCGTCTCCGCTGGCTTCGGACGGCTGGACGACGCGGCGGATCGCCGAGGCGTGGCTGACGCTGATGGACCGGCTCGGCTACGACCGCTTCGCCGTGCAGGGCGGTGACCTCGGCGCGGGGATCTCGCCCGAGGTGGCGCGGGTGGCGCCGGAGCGGGTGATCGGCGTGCACGTGAACGGCACACTCGGCTTCGCGACCGACGTCGACGACGAGACGGCCGCGTCCCTGACGGAGCTGGAGCAGGACCGGCTGCGGCGGACCCGCACCTTCATGGTGGAGGAGTACGGCTACATCGCCCTCCAGTCGACCCGGCCGGGACTCGTCGGCGAGCTGCTCAGCGACTCCCCCGTCGCGCAGCTGGCGTGGATGCTGGACAAGCTCCAGGCCTGGACGCATCCGGCGGAGAGGCCGGCCGAGGAGATCGTGGGCCTGGACCTGCTGCTCGGGAACGCCTCGCTGTACTGGTTCACGGCGACGGCGGGCTCGGCCGCGTCGGTCGGCTACGCGCAGGGCGGCGACTGGGGTGCGCCCCCGGAGGACTCGGGAGTGCCGACCGCGGTGCTCTGCTTCGCGCACGACATCGGCATCCGGCGCTTCGTCGAGGACGCGCACACGATCGTGCGCTGGACGGACGTGCCCGAGCGCGGCGGGCACTTCGCGGCGCTCGAGGAGCCGGAGACGCTCGTCGCGGACGTGCGGGAGTTCCTGCGGCCGCTGCGGTGAGCGGGCGCGCGCAGGCGACCTCAGTTCGACCCGCAGGACATCCATGCTGATCGAGTAGCCCGCGGAGCGGGCGTATCGAGATCCACCACCGTCAGAAGACGAGTCTGCAGACACGCCCTGCTGAGACGGGCGGGTCTCGATACGCCCCTGCGGGGCTACTCGACCAGCAGGAAAGGGGCCGACGTCGTGCGCCCGCGAACGCGTCAGGGGCGGTCGAGGCGGGGGGCGGCGGCCAGGAGGCGGCGGGTGTAGTCCTCGCGCGGGGCGCCGAGGACGGCGGCGGCCGGGCCGGACTCGACGAGGCGGCCGTCTCGCATGACGGCGATGCGGTCGCTCATGTGCGCGATGACGCCGAGGTCGTGCGAGATCAGCAGCAGCGCGAGGCCGTGGCGGCGCTGGAGCTCGTCGAGCAGGTCGAGGATCTGCGCCTGCACCGAGACGTCGAGGGCCGAGACGGGCTCGTCGCAGATCAGGACGTCGGGGCGGGTCGCCAGGGCGCGCGCGATCGAGACGCGCTGGCGCTGGCCGCCGGAGAGGGTGCGCGGCGAGCGGCGCTCGAGCGACGGCGCGAGGCCGACGCTCTCGAGCAGCGCCGGCACCGACTCCGCGCCCGCATCGCGCAGCAGCCGGCCGACGCTCCAGCGCGGGTCGAAGGACGACAGGCTGTCCTGGTAGATCGCGCCGATCCGCGGGCGGAGTGGTCGCCGCGCTCGCTCGGTGGCGGCCGACCACGGGCCGCCGTCGAACTCGACCGAGCCCGCGTCCGGCCGGCGCAGCGCGAGCAGCAGGCGGGCGACCGTGCTCTTGCCGGAGCCGGACTCGCCGACGAGTCCGAGGGTCTCGCCGCGGCGCAGCTCGAGGCCGACGCCGGCGACGGCGGTGCGGGTGCCGCCACCGGGGCGGGGGAAGCGGGTGACGAGGTCCGTCGCGCGCAGCAGCAGCTCGCCGGGCGGCGCGGGCGGGACGACGGGGGCATTCGGTTCCGTCAGCCGCGAGCCGCGCGGCCGCCCGGCCGGGACCGCGGCGACGAGCGTCCGCGCCTGGATCGACTCCGGTGAGCGCAGCACCCGGGCCGCCGGGCCGTCCTCGACGACGCGGCCGTCCGCGAGCACGAGGATCCGGTCGGCGAGCCCGGCGACGACGGCGAGGTCGTGCGAGACCAGCAGCAGCGCCCGGCCGCGCGCCTTCTGCTCGGCGAACAGCTCGAGCACCCGGGCCTGCACGGTGACGTCGAGGGCGGTGGTCGGCTCGTCGGCCACCAGGAGCGGCGGGTCGAGGGCGATCGCGGCGGCGAGCAGAGCGCGCTGACGGAGTCCGCCGGAGAGCTCGCCGGAGCGGTCGCGCATCCGCTCCTCGGGGTCGGGCATGCCGACGCTCGCGAGCACCTCGGCGACGCGTGCCGACGCCTCCGCCGCCGAGAGCCGGGAGTGCAGGCGCAGCACGTCGCCGATCTCACGGCCGATCGGGCGCAGCGGATCGAGCGAGAGCAGCGCGTCCTGCGGCACGAAGCCGACGCCCGCTCCCCTGAGGCGGCGCAGCGACCGCGCGCCCGCGCCGATCACCTCCTGGTCGCCGACCCGGACGCTCCCGGTCGCCGTGCCGCCGCTGAGACCCAGCAGCGCGCGAGCGGTCACGCTCTTGCCCGAGCCCGACTCGCCGACGATCGCGACGCACTCCCCCGGCTCGACGCGGAAGGACACCCCGTGCACGACCTCGACGCCGTCGAAGGCGACGCGGAGGTCCTCCACCACGGCGGCGCTGCCCGCGCGCGCGGCGCTCATCGCGCGCCCCGCAGTCGCCCGCCGAGGACCGTGGTCGCGAGCGTGGTCAGCACGATCGCGAGGCCCGGGAACACCGTCAGCCACCAGGCGCTCGAGAGGTAGGTGCGGCCCGCGGAGAGCATCGCACCCCACTCCGGCGCCGGCGGCTCGGCCCCGAGGCCCAGGTAGCTCAGCGCCGACGCCCAGACGATCGCCTGGCCGACGCCGAGGGTCGCCAGCACCGCGAGCGGGCCGAAGGTGTTCGGCAGCACGTGCGCGAGCAGGATCCGCGGGGAGGAGTGGCCGAGCACCCGCGCCGCCTCGACGTAGCCGGAGTCGCGGATGCCGAGCAGCTGGGTCCGGAGGATGCGCGCGTAGCCGGGCGCGGTCGAGAGGCCGACCGCGACCGTCGCGGGGACGACTCCGGGGCCGGTGACCACGATCACCAGCAGCGCGAGCAGCAGCGCGGGGAAGGCGAAGAGCACCTCGAGGACGCGGCCGATCACTCCGTCGACGAAGCGGCCGCCGAACGCCGCGGCCACGCCCAGCACGGCGCCGAGCACGAGGCCGATGGCGGTCGCGCTGACTCCGATCAGGAGGGAGGCGCCCGCCCCGGCGATCAGGCGGCTGAGCACGTCGCGGCCCGACTCGTCGGTGCCGAGGGAGTGCGCGGCGGAGGGCGGGTCGAAGGCGTCGCGCGGGGCGATGGCGAGCGGATCGAAGGGGGCGAGGAGGTCGGGGGCGACGGCCGCG
Proteins encoded in this window:
- a CDS encoding MBL fold metallo-hydrolase, whose translation is MTHAQDDERRQAVAGPTRPFGDEVFEDDGGTTLRWLGMAGFLLTSRGTSLMIDPLLGGFDMPVLIDFPIAASAVPRLDAVLVTHSDNDHFSRPTCRELAPVTTAFHSTRYVASEMTAEGLPAHGHGIGDAFEVGGVGVRLTPADHAWQNAFPEPGQRFFEEEDACGFWIETADGTVWAPGDSRLIREHHLTGPSPDVMLFDFSDSEWHFTFEGAIEMADAHPTSQLLLHHWGSVDSPDFAPFNGDPADVLRAVSHPERVHVLAPGEAYRLG
- a CDS encoding MFS transporter, with the translated sequence MNRRTTLLFAIAGGVAVGNLYWAQPLLDFLAADLGTSTGSAGWLVTATQLGYALGVLLFVPLGDVLDRRVLVPAAMLCASLALLACALAPTFAVLVATLALVGLTTVAGQILAPLAGDLADDATRGRVVGTVVSGILTGILVSRTVSGLIAQAAGWRTVYVVAAVAGVVLAVLLARAIPSLPPRTTLRYPALIASVFAIVRRESSVRWSLALGGTSFAVFTMFWTSLTFLLSAPPFSFDVGTIGLFGLIGLAGAIAAQRAGHLHDRGLALPVIGIAWTAVLASWVIGGLGGGSIVAVIVAILVLDIAIQGHNILVQSRMFQVDPSARSRLNTAFITTNFVCGAIGSALASFLWTHGGWGAVCIAGAVLSGFALTVWLLGRRSALVLPASRPAV
- a CDS encoding helix-turn-helix transcriptional regulator; this encodes MTNDPEARDFLTSRRARLTPEQVELPAGGNRRVPGLRRSEVAQLAGVSIEYYSRIERGDLRGASESVLTALADALRLDRAEREHLFDLARAAERSPLRSRRRAPAAVRPSMRLAVESITSAPAFVRNGRLDVLVENDLFRALYADLYALPERPVNLARFAFLQRELAEAFYPVWSTAADITVGILRTEAGRAPHDAELQALVGELSTRSDEFRTRWGAHEVRHHASGSKHFHHPIVGDLHLSYEAFEPLGDPGLDFLIYSAEPGSPSDDALKLLASWSATQSAQTTPAAHPAPADRTTE
- a CDS encoding epoxide hydrolase family protein; the protein is MSEAESVFPFRIDIAGSDVEDLRHRLRAARLPAPLPGDGWDTGVPTDSLRRLASAWAEFDWARYQERLNEVPQFSTVIDGQTIHFAHVRSAVAGAVPLLLTHGWPGSFLEFLGLIGPLTDPVAHGGEAADAFDVVIPSIPGFGFSSPLASDGWTTRRIAEAWLTLMDRLGYDRFAVQGGDLGAGISPEVARVAPERVIGVHVNGTLGFATDVDDETAASLTELEQDRLRRTRTFMVEEYGYIALQSTRPGLVGELLSDSPVAQLAWMLDKLQAWTHPAERPAEEIVGLDLLLGNASLYWFTATAGSAASVGYAQGGDWGAPPEDSGVPTAVLCFAHDIGIRRFVEDAHTIVRWTDVPERGGHFAALEEPETLVADVREFLRPLR
- a CDS encoding ABC transporter ATP-binding protein — encoded protein: MSAARAGSAAVVEDLRVAFDGVEVVHGVSFRVEPGECVAIVGESGSGKSVTARALLGLSGGTATGSVRVGDQEVIGAGARSLRRLRGAGVGFVPQDALLSLDPLRPIGREIGDVLRLHSRLSAAEASARVAEVLASVGMPDPEERMRDRSGELSGGLRQRALLAAAIALDPPLLVADEPTTALDVTVQARVLELFAEQKARGRALLLVSHDLAVVAGLADRILVLADGRVVEDGPAARVLRSPESIQARTLVAAVPAGRPRGSRLTEPNAPVVPPAPPGELLLRATDLVTRFPRPGGGTRTAVAGVGLELRRGETLGLVGESGSGKSTVARLLLALRRPDAGSVEFDGGPWSAATERARRPLRPRIGAIYQDSLSSFDPRWSVGRLLRDAGAESVPALLESVGLAPSLERRSPRTLSGGQRQRVSIARALATRPDVLICDEPVSALDVSVQAQILDLLDELQRRHGLALLLISHDLGVIAHMSDRIAVMRDGRLVESGPAAAVLGAPREDYTRRLLAAAPRLDRP
- a CDS encoding ABC transporter permease, whose protein sequence is MSELELRAARPARRAAGRLRVGELLALAFVVLLLLAAVAPDLLAPFDPLAIAPRDAFDPPSAAHSLGTDESGRDVLSRLIAGAGASLLIGVSATAIGLVLGAVLGVAAAFGGRFVDGVIGRVLEVLFAFPALLLALLVIVVTGPGVVPATVAVGLSTAPGYARILRTQLLGIRDSGYVEAARVLGHSSPRILLAHVLPNTFGPLAVLATLGVGQAIVWASALSYLGLGAEPPAPEWGAMLSAGRTYLSSAWWLTVFPGLAIVLTTLATTVLGGRLRGAR